The following are from one region of the Halarsenatibacter silvermanii genome:
- a CDS encoding ATP-NAD kinase family protein, whose product MELITYPAEMGEKSTARVGISAEVIGEIDSGETRPEDTRQAARDMKEKGVELILFAGGDGTARDIYSAVETSLPALGIPAGVKIHSAVFATNPKNAGVLVRKFVRGEVSGTDEKEVMDIDEDAFREGEVRARLFGYLSVPGDQQLTQNQKSGSGKSDESTRYAIAGFFLQERMKEDTLYIIGPGTTTSSIMEKLELNFSLLGVDAIFNEELVGSDLAEEDLLNLLTEYENYPAEIVVTVIGGQGFIFGRGNQQISDRVIRRVGEDSITIIATSHKLYSLPENKMLIDTGDQKLNEQLSGYYRVITDYKTESMIKAGT is encoded by the coding sequence ATGGAGCTGATCACATATCCAGCTGAGATGGGTGAAAAATCAACTGCCAGAGTGGGAATATCAGCAGAAGTGATAGGTGAAATCGATTCCGGTGAAACCCGGCCTGAAGATACCAGACAGGCAGCCCGGGATATGAAAGAAAAAGGTGTGGAACTGATTCTTTTTGCCGGCGGAGATGGCACAGCCCGCGATATTTATTCGGCTGTTGAAACCAGTCTGCCCGCTTTGGGCATTCCTGCGGGCGTAAAAATACATTCCGCCGTCTTTGCCACTAATCCCAAAAATGCTGGAGTGCTGGTGCGTAAGTTTGTCAGGGGGGAAGTTTCCGGAACCGATGAAAAAGAGGTTATGGATATAGATGAAGATGCTTTTCGAGAGGGAGAAGTTAGGGCCAGATTGTTTGGTTATCTCTCAGTACCCGGTGATCAGCAGCTCACACAAAATCAGAAATCGGGCAGCGGTAAAAGCGATGAATCGACCCGCTATGCCATAGCAGGCTTTTTCCTGCAGGAGAGAATGAAAGAGGATACTCTTTATATAATAGGCCCGGGCACAACCACCTCATCTATAATGGAGAAACTGGAGCTGAATTTCTCTCTTTTGGGAGTGGACGCAATTTTTAATGAAGAGCTGGTGGGCAGTGATTTAGCTGAAGAAGATCTTTTGAATTTGCTGACTGAATACGAGAACTATCCGGCGGAAATAGTGGTCACCGTAATAGGCGGTCAGGGTTTTATCTTTGGGCGCGGCAACCAGCAGATCAGCGATAGAGTTATAAGAAGAGTCGGTGAGGATAGTATCACCATCATCGCCACCAGCCATAAGCTTTATTCACTCCCGGAGAATAAAATGCTGATAGATACGGGTGATCAGAAGCTTAATGAACAGCTCAGTGGTTATTATCGGGTAATAACTGATTATAAGACAGAATCGATGATAAAGGCAGGCACTTAA